The DNA sequence TCCGCTCCCTCGGAAATCACCAGTCTCCATCATGCCCATGTCAAGCTCCGGGGTCTCAAAGCGGTCGGATTGAAACAGGTTGATCTTCTCAACCGAAAACTTCTGAGATGCAAATGGGTGGTCAGTGGTTTGAAACGAAGTGGTGTTGTAGCGCCGAGACATCCACTTTCCACTAGGCACTGGATTTTCCGAGCTGGTCTCAAAACGTTTCGACTCGATAGCTTCGTTACGCTGGGTAAAATCAATTTGCCGGACTTGAGCACGAACGGATGAACCAGCGAATAGGCAGAGGAGGCCCAGAAAGACTATTGTTTTCAATGTGAAGATGGCCTAATTCAATCAGGAACTCCGCTAAGCGCAAGAACGCTTCTGCCTGAGGCTTACACCTCCGAGAGAGTGTGCCCAGCCACCCACCGAGTTCCAAAGCATTCTCTTTCTTTCCTTGCAGTCGGTTTCCACCTCAGTATTTTCGAAAGTTTTTTTAATAGAGAACATCCATGAGCGACATATCCAAATACCGGAACATCGGCATCTTCGCACACGTTGACGCCGGCAAAACGACTACGACCGAGCGTATTCTCATGCTAACCGGCCGGATCCACAAAATGGGCGAGGTGCATGATGGTGCGGCAACGACCGATTTCATGGAGCAGGAACAAGAGCGCGGGATCACCATCCAGTCGGCCGCAACGACCTGTTTCTGGGACGACCACCGTTTCAACATTATTGACACTCCGGGTCACGTTGACTTCACGATTGAGGTCTACCGTTCGCTTAAAGTTCTAGACGGTGGAATTGGCGTCTTCTGCGGTTCTGGAGGCGTTGAGCCCCAGTCCGAGACCAATTGGCGTTACGCAAACGATTCAAAGGTAGCTCGCCTGATCTACGTCAACAAACTAGACCGCATTGGAGCCGACTTTTACCGAGTGGTCGACCAGGTGAAAAACGTTCTCGGGGCGACGCCTCTTGTCATGGTGCTGCCCATTGGAACGGAAAGCGACCTGAAAGGGATCGTTGATCTTCTTACCCGGAAAGCATGGGTGTGGGACGATTCCGGAAATCCGCTCAACTATGAAATCACGGATGTTCCCGCAGATATGGTCGAAAAAGTGGAGGAGTATCGTGAGAAGTTGATCGAAACTGCTGTCGAACAGGACGACGAGGTTATGGAGGCCTATCTCGAAGGAAATGAACCCGATATCGAGACACTCAAGAAGTGTATTCGAAAAGGAACCATTAATCTGTCGTTCTTCCCCACGTACTGCGGATCGTCTTTCAAGAACAAAGGGGTTCAGCCCCTTTTGAATGGCGTAGTAGATTACCTTCCTGCACCAACTGAGGTCCCACCTCAGCCAGAAATCGATCTGGAAGGGAATGAAACGGGTGAGTTTGCAGTGGTCTCCGACAGTGAGCCGCTCCGGGCTTTGGCGTTCAAAATCATGGACGACAAGTATGGAGCTCTCACCTTTACCCGCCTCTACTCGGGCACAATCGCCAAGGGCCAATCCGTCCTCAATACGGCCACCGGCAAAACCGAGCGTATCGGACGCATTATCGAAATGCATGCCGATGATCGAAGTGAGATCGATACTGCCAAAGCAGGTGACATTGTAGCACTTCTCGGCATGAAGTCTGTTCAGACCGGTCACACTCTCTGTGATCCAAACGATCCAGCGACTCTCGAGCCTATGATCTTTCCCGATCCGGTGATCTCGATCGCGGTTCAGGCGAACGACAAAGGAAATGCAGAAAAGCTGTCAGTCGCCCTCGGCAAAATGGTTTCTGAGGACCCGTCCTTCCGCGTGGAAACCGATGAGGACTCCGGAGAGACCATTTTGAAGGGAATGGGTGAGCTTCACCTGGACATCAAGGTGGACATCCTTAAGCGCACACACGGCGTCGAAGTTTCCGTGGGTGAACCGCAGGTGGCTTACCGGGAAACCATCACCCGAGAGTTCACTGACTCCTACACGCACAAGAAGCAGTCCGGTGGTGCAGGTCAGTTTGCCAAGATCGACTACACCCTAACGCCACTTGATCCGGGATCCGGTTTCGAATTCGAGTCCAAGGTTGTTGGAGGAAACGTTCCGCGCGAGTTCTGGCCTGCAGTCGAGAAGGGCTTCAGAAACTCGGTAGAAAAGGGCGTTATGGCCGGATATCCCTGCCTCGATTTCAAGGTGACTTTAAGCGATGGAGCTTTCCACGCGGTGGACTCGTCAGCGGTCGCTTTCGAAACGGCTGCCAGAGCAGCTTACCGTCAAACAGTTCCGAAAGCCGCCCCAGAAATCCTAGAACCGATCATGAAGGTCGACGTGTTCTGTGGTGACGATAAGATGGGCGACGTGATCGGCGATTTGAATCGACGTCGCGGGGTCATCCTGAGCCAGGAACCGGCAGCATCAGGAGTCAGGATCAAAGCGGAAACCCCGCTGAGTGAGATGTTTGGCTACATCGGTGCGTTACGCACAATGACTTCGGGCCGTGGTCAGTTCTCTATGGAGTTCTCTCACTACGCATCGACCCCGAAGAACATCTCCGATCTGGTTGTCAAGAAGGCCCAAGAGCTCGAGGCGGCCAAAAAGTAAGTTCCACGCTCGTCTTCGGTTGCCGAATCCTAACTTGGGCGACTAGCCTCGGTTGCGGTTTCGTCTGCGATGCGTGTTTGGCCTCCACTTCAGATTCTTATCCTCCTCCTCCTGATTGCGGTTGGGTGGCTGGCTTTGTCGTCAATTGTAGGAAACACAAAGCAGGCGTATGATACGGACCTGTTAACTTCAGTAGACAAAGCTGACTACGCGGAGCTTTCTCCAAACCCAGTCTTTATCGAAGTGATCGCAACCGCTCCATTTGCGTCGTCTCATGTCGCTCTGGGTGATCAGAACGTCGAGGTTCTCACCATGACCGATTCGGCATTCTCGGTAGAGTTGGAAAGATGGAACGATGAAGCATTGATTCTCTCGGGGTCATTCGATCCTCGTGATCTACCTGTAGCCATCCGCATCGAGGTAGAGGATTCTTCTGAAGGAACCGACAGCACGGTGCATTGGATTCGAAGACCTGCCTCGACAATCACCATTCGCCGGTCCGATTTCAATGAGTGACCGAAAGAAGGGGTGCTTACGGGTGGAGAACCTAACCGTCCACTATCAGAAGAACTGTGCGCTAAAGAATGTCTCATTTTCCGCAGAAAGTGGAGAATCCGTTGCCATTATCGGTCGGAACGGTGCTGGCAAAAGCACTCTTTTGAAAGCCATCGCTGGTCTCATTCAAGGGGTAAGCGGAGAGATCCATTGGAACGAGTCGAAGTTGACCAAGGAAGCGATCCGTAGTCTGCTCTCCTACCTTCCGCAGCGCGAGGAGATCGACTGGAACTTTCCGATCACCGTTCAGGGCCTTGTTGAAATGGGTCTATACTCGAAAGCCGGTTCCTGGGGAAAGTTTTCGAAAAGACACCGGAACGCAGCAGACGAAGCCATCGACAAAATGGGACTCAAGGATCTGACAAAAAGACGAATTGGAGAGCTTTCCGGCGGTCAGCAGCAGAGAGCGTTTCTCGCGAGGGCTGTTGCTGGTGGCGCTACCCTGTTTCTGTTGGACGAGCCGTTTTCCGGATTGGATCCATCTGCATCCGAGACCCTTTCACAGATTCTTGTTTCTTTGGTCCAAGAGGGGTCGCTTCTCCTTGCTTCTCACCACGATTTACCCTCCATTCCACAGACCTTTCAAAAAACCCTTCTCCTGCGGACAGAGCAGATAGGGTTCGGTGTTTCCTCGGAGATTCTTTCGCAGACGACGTTGAAGGAGTTTTAGGTTTTAGGACAGATCCCAATACGGCCTTCCCGCTGGCAAAGTTACTTTCGGAAAGGAGAAGCGACCTGTTTGCCTACTTTTGTTTGAGTCAACGATGGTTCTTCGATATCTCCCTCCACATGATTAAGCACATCGTGATTTGGAAATTTAAGGAAACAGCCGATGGCTATTCGAAGGAAGAGAACATGAATAGGGTCAAAGAATCCCTCCTCGCCTTGAAGGGAGTGGTTCCGGAGCTTTTGGAAATTGAGGTCGGCCGGGATTTCAACGGTTCCCCTGCCTCTTTCGAAATGGCTCTTTACACCGCCTTCGCATCCAAGGAGGACTTGGAGAGTTACCAGATCCATCCTGAGCATGAAAAGGTCAAAGATCTGATTGGACCACTGACCCGTGAGCGCGCGGTCGTCGATTACGAAGTGTGAAACCGCTCACCTGCGGTGATGACTGTCTCTCTGGATATCCCACCTGGTCTGATCGAAAAGTACAACCGGCCGGGCCCCCGCTACACCTCGTACCCGACTGCAATTCATTTCAAGGAGGAGGTGGACGTCTCCTCACTTCTTTCTGACACCCGAAACTCGACCGCTCCACTATCGCTCTATTTTCACCTTCCGTTTTGTGAAACCCTCTGTTGGTTCTGTGGCTGCAATACGATCATCACCAAAGACCGAAGTCGAGTTGGAGAGTACAGCAAGCTACTGGAGATGGAGATGAATCTCTACCGGGATGAGCTGGTTTCGGGTCGAGTCGTGGAACAGCTGCATTTTGGAGGAGGCACACCCAATTTCTTTCCGGCTGATGCGATTCGACAATTGGGGTCGTCCATCCGGGAACGCTTCACTTTTTCCGATGATGCGGAATGCTCAGTGGAGCTAGCTCCCGCTCATCTAACTGAAGAACAGGTCAACGCGTTCGGGTCCATCGGGGTAAAGCGTGCCTCATTTGGCGTTCAGGATGTAGATCCGAAAGTTCAGAAACTCATCCATCGGATTCAGCCGCAAGAGACCAATATTCGAACGATGACTTGGCTCCGTGACTATGGGTTCGAGTCCGTCAATATCGACTTGATCTACGGGCTACCCGGTCAAACCGTTCGTTCTTTTCGGAAGACATTGGAGACAGTTCTTACCCTTGATCCCGATCGTTTTGCTATCTTCAACTACGCTCACGTCCCTTGGATGAAACCCGCCCAACGAATGCTTGAAAAAGCAGGCCTCCCGTCGGCAGAGGAGAAGGTGGAGATGCTTCGGTTGATTGTGAGTTTTTTGACGGAGAATGGATACCG is a window from the Verrucomicrobiota bacterium genome containing:
- the fusA gene encoding elongation factor G, producing MSDISKYRNIGIFAHVDAGKTTTTERILMLTGRIHKMGEVHDGAATTDFMEQEQERGITIQSAATTCFWDDHRFNIIDTPGHVDFTIEVYRSLKVLDGGIGVFCGSGGVEPQSETNWRYANDSKVARLIYVNKLDRIGADFYRVVDQVKNVLGATPLVMVLPIGTESDLKGIVDLLTRKAWVWDDSGNPLNYEITDVPADMVEKVEEYREKLIETAVEQDDEVMEAYLEGNEPDIETLKKCIRKGTINLSFFPTYCGSSFKNKGVQPLLNGVVDYLPAPTEVPPQPEIDLEGNETGEFAVVSDSEPLRALAFKIMDDKYGALTFTRLYSGTIAKGQSVLNTATGKTERIGRIIEMHADDRSEIDTAKAGDIVALLGMKSVQTGHTLCDPNDPATLEPMIFPDPVISIAVQANDKGNAEKLSVALGKMVSEDPSFRVETDEDSGETILKGMGELHLDIKVDILKRTHGVEVSVGEPQVAYRETITREFTDSYTHKKQSGGAGQFAKIDYTLTPLDPGSGFEFESKVVGGNVPREFWPAVEKGFRNSVEKGVMAGYPCLDFKVTLSDGAFHAVDSSAVAFETAARAAYRQTVPKAAPEILEPIMKVDVFCGDDKMGDVIGDLNRRRGVILSQEPAASGVRIKAETPLSEMFGYIGALRTMTSGRGQFSMEFSHYASTPKNISDLVVKKAQELEAAKK
- a CDS encoding metal ABC transporter ATP-binding protein encodes the protein MSDRKKGCLRVENLTVHYQKNCALKNVSFSAESGESVAIIGRNGAGKSTLLKAIAGLIQGVSGEIHWNESKLTKEAIRSLLSYLPQREEIDWNFPITVQGLVEMGLYSKAGSWGKFSKRHRNAADEAIDKMGLKDLTKRRIGELSGGQQQRAFLARAVAGGATLFLLDEPFSGLDPSASETLSQILVSLVQEGSLLLASHHDLPSIPQTFQKTLLLRTEQIGFGVSSEILSQTTLKEF
- a CDS encoding Dabb family protein yields the protein MIKHIVIWKFKETADGYSKEENMNRVKESLLALKGVVPELLEIEVGRDFNGSPASFEMALYTAFASKEDLESYQIHPEHEKVKDLIGPLTRERAVVDYEV
- the hemN gene encoding oxygen-independent coproporphyrinogen III oxidase, translating into MTVSLDIPPGLIEKYNRPGPRYTSYPTAIHFKEEVDVSSLLSDTRNSTAPLSLYFHLPFCETLCWFCGCNTIITKDRSRVGEYSKLLEMEMNLYRDELVSGRVVEQLHFGGGTPNFFPADAIRQLGSSIRERFTFSDDAECSVELAPAHLTEEQVNAFGSIGVKRASFGVQDVDPKVQKLIHRIQPQETNIRTMTWLRDYGFESVNIDLIYGLPGQTVRSFRKTLETVLTLDPDRFAIFNYAHVPWMKPAQRMLEKAGLPSAEEKVEMLRLIVSFLTENGYRYIGMDHFAKPEDELVLAQDAKSLQRNFQGYSTKAGLEIAAFGISSISQTSSAYRQNSKNLETYTHLLSSGKLPIERGCLLDQDDRIRRDAIQRLMCDLQIDREEFGVRWNIDFDDYFQESESQLVELVDDGLIQDNGNTIQVSEIGRLFLRNIAMCFDRDRYSEQARYSKTV